A genomic region of Exiguobacterium oxidotolerans JCM 12280 contains the following coding sequences:
- a CDS encoding DUF350 domain-containing protein, whose product MNIFENVYVYTTALYSVAGLLIIMGLALFELTTRYRNWEHIKSGNIAVALATGGKIIGLANIVHFAVQSEERVGAIFLESAFGFLLLISTYWIFEFLTPNLPVDREIEKGNIAVGIIACALSIGMSFVIGSALVG is encoded by the coding sequence ATGAACATCTTTGAAAACGTCTACGTCTATACGACGGCGCTCTATTCAGTTGCGGGTCTCTTGATTATCATGGGTCTTGCACTGTTTGAGTTGACAACACGGTATCGGAACTGGGAACATATCAAGAGTGGAAACATCGCTGTTGCTCTAGCGACGGGCGGAAAAATCATCGGACTCGCAAACATCGTTCATTTCGCTGTCCAAAGCGAAGAACGTGTCGGGGCAATTTTTTTAGAGAGTGCCTTTGGGTTTTTATTATTAATCTCGACCTATTGGATTTTTGAGTTCTTGACACCTAATCTCCCAGTAGACCGAGAAATCGAAAAAGGAAACATCGCAGTCGGTATCATTGCGTGTGCACTCTCGATTGGGATGTCATTCGTCATCGGTTCTGCGTTAGTGGGGTGA
- a CDS encoding endonuclease MutS2, translating to MNANALRVLEYDKLKDLLIKQTASSLGAQFVKNMQPSEDYEQVKALLAVTTEATTVYRLRDRYPFGGLTDVRSEVKRSEIGSILSTSELLAVADVVYSGRQVKAFQERLHEDNPDLRLPALDSRIEQITKLVEIEQGIRHAIDDQGVVQDSASDKLRSLRSQLRSLEGQVRSKIDGVLRSKSKMLSDAIVTMRNDRYCVPVKQEYRQAFGGIVHDQSASGATLFIEPQAVVAANNEIQEARLKERAEIERILAQLSALVGSVGDSLRINLDVLAELDFIMAKALYGHQIRAVEPRLNEERRIVLKEARHPFIADEDVVPITVSLGGEFTSLVITGPNTGGKTVTLKTIGLLQLMVQSGLYVPAADETELSVFDAIYADIGDEQSIEQNLSTFSSHMTNIVSMMEKIDFMSLVLFDELGAGTDPTEGAALAIAILNEVKRRGARVAATTHYSELKAYGYNREGVVNASMEFDVESLSPTYRLLIGVPGRSNAFEISKRLGLSDMVIEAARGQVGSDAQSVETMIGRLEEAKQRAESLEQELQQEKERLTLEREQFEQEQAEIFEEKNEILAKAEEKATRAVERAQKEAEAVIKRLKELRDAGAVKEHELIEARKQLEQAKPTLQDQRIAKVKAKHDKTPTFAKGEEVKVTTFNQKGYIINQNSNGDYTVQVGIMKVNVKPGDLAKIGVAKPTQKTTKRSGSSSITKQSSPSAELDLRGVRVEEGLSKLERFMDQALLSNYDHIRVIHGLGTGAMRQGVQEYLRGNRHVKTSRLGGQGEGGHGVTIIELK from the coding sequence ATGAATGCTAACGCGTTACGCGTCTTAGAATATGATAAATTGAAAGACTTACTCATCAAACAAACGGCTAGCTCGCTCGGAGCACAGTTCGTCAAAAATATGCAACCGTCGGAAGATTATGAACAAGTCAAAGCACTTTTAGCCGTGACGACGGAAGCGACGACGGTCTATCGTCTACGCGACCGTTATCCGTTCGGCGGTTTAACGGATGTGCGTAGTGAAGTCAAACGGTCTGAGATTGGTTCAATCCTCTCGACGAGTGAATTGTTGGCTGTAGCAGACGTCGTTTACTCCGGACGCCAAGTGAAAGCTTTTCAAGAACGGCTGCACGAAGACAATCCCGACTTACGATTGCCGGCACTCGACAGCCGAATCGAGCAAATTACGAAGCTCGTCGAAATCGAACAAGGGATTCGTCATGCGATTGATGATCAAGGCGTCGTCCAGGACTCTGCGAGTGACAAACTACGGTCGTTAAGAAGTCAGCTGCGCTCACTCGAAGGACAAGTCCGTTCGAAAATCGACGGTGTCTTACGCAGTAAATCGAAGATGTTGTCGGATGCCATCGTCACGATGCGAAACGACCGTTATTGTGTCCCGGTCAAACAAGAATACCGTCAAGCATTTGGCGGGATTGTTCACGATCAATCAGCTTCTGGTGCAACACTGTTCATCGAACCACAAGCCGTCGTTGCCGCAAATAACGAAATTCAAGAAGCGCGTCTCAAAGAACGTGCCGAAATCGAACGCATTTTAGCCCAGTTATCGGCACTTGTCGGTTCCGTCGGAGATTCGTTACGGATTAATCTTGATGTGTTAGCAGAACTCGATTTCATCATGGCGAAAGCGTTGTATGGTCATCAAATTCGTGCCGTCGAACCACGCTTGAATGAAGAACGGCGAATCGTCTTAAAAGAAGCGCGCCACCCGTTCATTGCGGATGAAGATGTCGTCCCGATCACCGTTTCGTTAGGTGGCGAGTTTACATCACTCGTCATCACTGGACCAAACACCGGTGGGAAAACCGTCACGTTGAAGACGATTGGTCTTCTACAACTGATGGTCCAGTCCGGATTATACGTGCCGGCAGCCGACGAAACGGAACTGAGTGTCTTTGACGCGATTTATGCAGATATCGGTGACGAACAATCGATTGAACAAAATCTCTCGACGTTTAGTTCGCACATGACGAACATCGTCTCGATGATGGAGAAGATTGACTTCATGAGCCTCGTCCTATTTGATGAGCTCGGAGCAGGAACTGATCCGACGGAAGGGGCGGCACTCGCGATTGCGATTCTCAATGAAGTCAAGCGTCGCGGAGCACGTGTCGCCGCGACGACTCACTATTCGGAACTGAAGGCTTATGGTTATAATCGTGAAGGTGTCGTCAATGCCTCGATGGAATTTGATGTCGAATCACTCAGCCCGACCTATCGTTTACTGATTGGTGTCCCGGGTCGCTCGAATGCCTTTGAAATTTCGAAACGACTTGGCTTATCGGACATGGTGATTGAGGCAGCACGCGGTCAAGTCGGAAGCGACGCTCAGTCTGTCGAAACGATGATTGGTCGACTCGAGGAAGCGAAACAACGTGCCGAATCGCTCGAGCAAGAACTACAACAAGAAAAAGAACGACTGACATTAGAGCGCGAACAGTTCGAACAGGAACAAGCTGAAATTTTTGAAGAGAAAAATGAAATTTTAGCGAAAGCAGAAGAAAAAGCGACACGAGCCGTCGAACGCGCTCAAAAAGAGGCGGAGGCTGTCATCAAGCGCCTGAAAGAGCTTCGCGATGCAGGTGCCGTCAAGGAACATGAATTGATTGAAGCACGCAAGCAGCTCGAACAAGCAAAACCGACCTTACAAGATCAGCGGATTGCGAAAGTCAAAGCGAAACATGATAAAACGCCGACGTTTGCTAAAGGTGAAGAAGTCAAAGTGACGACTTTCAATCAAAAAGGCTACATCATCAACCAAAACTCGAACGGCGACTATACGGTACAAGTCGGCATCATGAAGGTCAACGTCAAGCCCGGTGACCTTGCTAAAATCGGAGTAGCCAAGCCAACCCAAAAGACGACGAAACGTTCGGGTAGTTCAAGTATCACAAAACAATCGTCTCCATCCGCTGAGCTCGACTTGCGTGGTGTGCGAGTAGAGGAAGGTTTATCGAAACTAGAACGATTCATGGATCAGGCGTTATTGTCGAACTATGATCATATCCGTGTCATTCACGGACTGGGAACAGGAGCGATGCGCCAAGGCGTGCAGGAATATTTGCGAGGTAACCGTCACGTGAAGACGTCTCGACTTGGTGGTCAAGGTGAAGGTGGACATGGCGTGACAATCATCGAATTGAAATGA
- a CDS encoding electron transfer flavoprotein subunit alpha/FixB family protein, producing the protein MSKALVLAESRDGNLRNVSFEAIAAAKLVADEVVVALIGENVAKDAAQLATRGANQVLVVEDARLLHYTPDGYGQVFMQLIDRVSPDVLVFGHTSLGKDLSPKIAAKLEAGLISDVTSIEGSGADALFIRPIYSGKAFEKVKVTEGKTLFTVRPNNIEPLAEGSSDGSIEAVTVELKDLRTIVSEVVRKATGGVDLSEAKIIVAGGRGVKSADGFAPLQELADLLGGAVGASRGACDADYCDYALQIGQTGKVVTPDLYIACGISGAIQHLAGMSNAKVIVAINKDPEANIFSVADYGIVGDLFDVVPLLTAEFKKMLVH; encoded by the coding sequence ATGTCAAAAGCACTTGTACTTGCAGAATCACGTGATGGTAATTTACGAAATGTTTCGTTTGAAGCGATTGCGGCAGCGAAACTTGTAGCAGATGAAGTCGTCGTCGCCTTGATTGGGGAAAACGTAGCAAAAGATGCGGCGCAACTTGCGACGCGTGGGGCGAACCAAGTTCTCGTCGTCGAAGACGCACGTCTCCTTCACTATACACCGGACGGTTACGGACAAGTCTTCATGCAACTGATTGACCGTGTGTCACCGGATGTACTCGTCTTCGGTCACACGTCGCTCGGAAAAGATTTGTCACCAAAAATCGCAGCGAAGCTCGAAGCCGGCTTAATCAGTGACGTCACATCAATCGAGGGAAGCGGAGCGGATGCATTGTTCATCCGACCGATTTACTCAGGGAAAGCCTTTGAAAAGGTAAAAGTCACAGAAGGTAAAACACTGTTTACGGTCCGACCAAATAATATTGAACCGTTAGCGGAAGGCAGTTCGGACGGATCGATTGAAGCGGTAACGGTCGAACTAAAAGATTTACGGACAATCGTTTCTGAAGTCGTGCGTAAAGCAACGGGCGGGGTCGATTTATCAGAGGCGAAAATCATCGTCGCCGGTGGACGTGGTGTCAAGAGTGCCGACGGGTTTGCACCGTTACAAGAATTAGCGGATTTACTTGGCGGGGCAGTTGGTGCTTCTCGTGGCGCCTGTGACGCTGATTACTGTGACTATGCGTTACAGATTGGACAGACGGGGAAAGTTGTCACACCAGATCTCTACATCGCCTGTGGGATTTCTGGAGCGATTCAGCACTTGGCAGGCATGTCGAATGCAAAAGTCATCGTCGCCATCAATAAAGATCCGGAAGCGAATATCTTCTCGGTCGCAGATTATGGCATCGTCGGAGATTTGTTTGATGTCGTGCCATTACTGACAGCAGAATTCAAGAAAATGCTCGTTCATTAA
- the zapA gene encoding cell division protein ZapA, with amino-acid sequence MADSEGLNRTTIHIAGNDYTIVGTESPEHVREVGLLVDTKIREIRDQAPQLDVRQIAVLAALNIGSDYVKIKKNLGEL; translated from the coding sequence ATGGCTGATTCAGAAGGGCTGAACCGGACGACGATTCATATCGCAGGTAATGATTATACGATTGTCGGGACGGAGTCGCCAGAACACGTACGTGAAGTGGGTCTCCTCGTCGATACAAAGATTCGGGAAATTCGAGACCAAGCACCACAACTCGACGTTCGTCAAATTGCCGTTTTAGCGGCTCTCAATATTGGTAGTGATTACGTAAAAATCAAAAAGAATTTGGGTGAACTTTAA
- a CDS encoding AMP-binding protein produces the protein MDSVWLKDYPEQVPASIDYREIPLYQALDEAADDFPERRALSFLGKRMTFQEVRQEARSLAHVLQEAGLEKGDRVGLMLPNCPQYMLSYYAVLYAGGTVVQVNPLYTDRELEQILVDSSAKMLITLDLLYPKATRVKSSTPLTTIVTTSIADYLSFPKNKLYPIKSRKDNNIIVDTTGSIPFLSHREHPPIEPVEIDPKEDIAVLQYTGGTTGAPKGVMLTHFNLSANVEQIGHWFYKYSRGDGRKLLAVVPYFHVYGMTCNLNFGIFNAYEQIILPKFEIEQVLKTIDKEKPNLFPGAPTMYVGLLNHPKLKKYDLSSIEACISGSAPLPVEVQEKFERVTGGRIVEGYGLSETSPVTHTNCIWDKRVPGSVGIPVPDTIAKIVQADGETAAAPGEIGEILVRGPQVMKGYWKRPEDTQAVLRDGWLHTGDLGYIGEDHYFRIVDRKKDLIIASGFNIYPREVEEILYEHPAVKEAVVIGVPDAYRGETVKAFIVLKDDVTVTEEELDQFCRENLASFKVPRRYEFRDELPKTFVGKILRRVLVEEERVKQLEESS, from the coding sequence ATGGATTCAGTATGGTTAAAGGATTATCCAGAGCAAGTACCCGCATCAATCGACTATCGTGAGATTCCGTTGTACCAAGCTTTAGATGAAGCGGCAGATGATTTTCCAGAGCGACGGGCACTGAGTTTTCTTGGGAAACGAATGACGTTTCAAGAAGTGCGACAAGAAGCAAGAAGTCTAGCACATGTTCTACAAGAAGCTGGGCTCGAAAAAGGGGACCGTGTCGGTTTAATGTTGCCGAACTGTCCGCAGTATATGCTGAGTTATTACGCCGTATTATACGCCGGTGGAACAGTCGTCCAAGTAAACCCGCTCTATACGGACCGTGAGCTCGAGCAAATTCTAGTCGATTCTTCTGCGAAAATGCTCATCACCCTCGATCTTCTCTATCCGAAGGCGACACGAGTCAAATCATCGACGCCCTTGACGACGATTGTGACGACGAGCATCGCGGACTATCTGTCATTTCCAAAAAACAAACTATATCCAATCAAATCACGCAAGGACAACAACATCATCGTCGATACGACAGGATCCATTCCTTTTTTGTCACACCGAGAGCATCCTCCGATAGAACCGGTCGAGATTGATCCAAAAGAAGATATTGCTGTTTTACAATATACCGGTGGCACGACAGGAGCACCGAAAGGCGTCATGCTGACGCACTTCAATTTAAGTGCGAACGTCGAACAAATTGGTCACTGGTTCTATAAATATTCACGAGGTGACGGACGAAAATTGTTAGCGGTCGTTCCTTATTTCCATGTCTACGGAATGACGTGTAATTTAAACTTTGGGATTTTTAATGCGTATGAGCAAATCATCTTACCGAAGTTCGAAATCGAACAAGTGCTGAAAACGATTGATAAAGAAAAGCCGAACTTGTTCCCGGGTGCACCAACGATGTATGTTGGTCTGTTGAATCATCCGAAACTGAAAAAATATGATCTTTCGTCCATCGAGGCATGCATTTCCGGCTCAGCACCACTTCCGGTCGAAGTTCAAGAAAAATTTGAACGCGTGACGGGTGGTCGAATCGTCGAAGGGTATGGTTTGTCCGAAACGAGCCCCGTCACACATACGAATTGCATTTGGGATAAACGCGTTCCAGGATCAGTTGGGATTCCAGTTCCGGACACGATCGCGAAAATCGTCCAAGCCGATGGTGAAACAGCAGCAGCACCAGGCGAGATTGGTGAGATTCTTGTCCGAGGTCCGCAAGTCATGAAGGGATACTGGAAACGTCCAGAAGATACGCAGGCTGTCTTGCGTGATGGATGGTTGCACACGGGAGATTTAGGATATATTGGGGAAGACCATTATTTCCGGATCGTTGACCGGAAAAAAGATTTAATCATCGCTTCAGGATTTAATATCTATCCACGTGAAGTCGAAGAAATTTTATATGAACATCCAGCCGTCAAAGAAGCAGTCGTCATCGGTGTACCTGATGCGTACCGCGGTGAGACGGTGAAGGCCTTTATCGTCCTCAAAGATGACGTGACTGTAACAGAAGAAGAACTTGATCAGTTCTGTCGGGAAAATTTAGCTTCATTCAAAGTTCCGAGACGTTATGAGTTTAGAGATGAATTACCGAAGACGTTTGTCGGGAAGATTCTCCGCCGTGTCCTAGTCGAGGAAGAACGAGTAAAACAGCTGGAAGAAAGCAGTTGA
- the polX gene encoding DNA polymerase/3'-5' exonuclease PolX — MRTTQDAIRHLERISVYLEVKGENPFKINAFRKAANILEAAEHDFMDIEDFTEMKGIGKGTAAVLEEFRTTGTSTALSELEQEVPEGLIALLKIPGLGGKKLAKLHDVGVIDADSFAEKLEDGTVEAMPGFGKKTVEKYVKALETFETRPERLPYGVMRKIVSELEQTLTAFEGIIRFAVGGSFRRSEETCKDLDFILSTDQAEVVKGQLLELEQIDEIIAAGETKVSVVLKRDTNYIAVDFRLVDDAAFASTLHHFTGSKDHNVRMRQLAKERGESISEYGVETKDGLFQPQTEDELFARYDLPFIPPELRSGRHEFEQDLSRLITEKDIQADVHMHTTWSDGTLSVEELVDACAARGYSWMAITDHSQYMKFVNGLTIDRLRKQRVEIEAARKKHPDMTILCGVEMDILPDGSLDYEDEFLQEMDYVIASIHSKFDQTETEIMQRLENACRNPYVSLIAHPTGRIIGRREGYAVNVDRLIELAAETGTALEMNANPARFDLTAASLAKAKAAGVKIMINTDTHRPEMLEDMKLGVLHARKAYLEPTDVINTWTAQEARAFFDRKRLGVD, encoded by the coding sequence ATGCGAACAACTCAAGATGCGATTCGACATTTAGAACGGATTTCCGTTTATCTCGAAGTAAAAGGTGAAAACCCATTTAAAATCAATGCCTTTCGTAAGGCGGCAAATATATTAGAAGCGGCAGAACACGATTTCATGGACATTGAAGATTTCACAGAGATGAAAGGAATTGGCAAAGGAACAGCGGCGGTTCTTGAAGAATTCCGGACGACAGGCACGAGTACGGCACTCTCGGAACTGGAACAAGAAGTGCCAGAAGGTCTGATTGCGTTACTGAAGATTCCAGGTCTCGGAGGTAAGAAACTCGCAAAATTACATGATGTCGGTGTCATCGATGCAGATTCCTTTGCTGAAAAACTGGAAGATGGTACAGTCGAAGCGATGCCAGGATTCGGGAAAAAGACAGTCGAAAAATACGTGAAGGCACTCGAAACTTTTGAAACAAGACCGGAACGCTTACCGTATGGTGTCATGCGAAAAATCGTAAGTGAACTCGAACAGACGCTAACGGCATTTGAAGGAATCATCCGATTCGCAGTTGGCGGGAGCTTCCGGCGGTCTGAAGAGACGTGCAAGGATCTTGATTTTATTTTGTCGACAGATCAAGCAGAAGTCGTCAAAGGACAATTACTCGAGCTCGAGCAAATCGATGAAATCATCGCGGCAGGTGAGACGAAAGTATCGGTCGTCTTAAAACGCGACACGAACTATATCGCAGTCGACTTCCGCTTAGTCGACGATGCAGCATTCGCCTCGACGTTACATCACTTCACCGGGTCGAAAGATCATAATGTTCGGATGCGGCAACTCGCAAAAGAACGTGGTGAGAGTATTTCGGAATACGGTGTCGAGACGAAAGACGGTTTGTTCCAACCACAAACAGAGGATGAATTATTCGCACGGTATGACTTGCCATTCATCCCACCAGAGTTACGTAGCGGACGCCACGAGTTTGAACAAGACTTGTCGCGTTTGATTACGGAAAAAGATATCCAAGCGGATGTCCATATGCATACGACGTGGTCGGACGGAACCTTATCAGTCGAAGAACTCGTCGATGCTTGTGCTGCGCGCGGTTACTCGTGGATGGCCATCACGGATCATAGTCAGTACATGAAGTTCGTCAATGGATTGACGATAGATCGGTTACGCAAACAACGTGTTGAGATTGAAGCCGCGCGTAAGAAACATCCCGACATGACAATCTTATGTGGGGTCGAGATGGATATCTTGCCGGACGGTTCCCTTGATTATGAGGATGAGTTCTTGCAGGAAATGGACTACGTCATCGCCTCGATTCATTCGAAGTTTGATCAGACGGAAACTGAAATCATGCAACGGTTAGAAAATGCTTGTCGTAATCCTTATGTCTCACTCATTGCCCATCCGACAGGGCGAATCATCGGTCGGCGCGAAGGGTACGCCGTCAATGTTGATCGCCTGATTGAACTGGCGGCAGAGACCGGGACAGCGCTTGAAATGAATGCGAACCCGGCACGTTTTGATTTAACGGCGGCTTCGCTCGCGAAAGCAAAGGCAGCGGGTGTTAAAATCATGATTAATACGGACACACACCGTCCAGAAATGTTAGAAGACATGAAACTTGGAGTCCTCCATGCACGTAAAGCATACTTGGAACCAACAGATGTCATCAATACGTGGACGGCTCAGGAGGCACGTGCCTTCTTTGATCGAAAACGTTTAGGAGTGGATTAA
- a CDS encoding CvpA family protein, whose protein sequence is MITFVILLFLALGTMTGVRRGVVLQAGHLLSLLISFIVALSFYDELAEKFKLWVPYPSTLDDAGIDLTMFSIPSSIGLDEVFYKAFWFIVLFFGTKIILSMILSMFDSLTNIPVLKQVKGLLGGIFGFIEMYIFVFLILFLAAFAPVQSIQDAIANSSLATFMIQHTPLLAEWLMTKVGLIK, encoded by the coding sequence ATGATTACCTTTGTTATTTTATTATTTCTCGCATTAGGAACGATGACAGGTGTCCGTCGAGGCGTTGTCTTGCAAGCAGGACATTTACTGAGTCTGTTGATCTCGTTCATCGTGGCACTCTCGTTTTATGATGAGTTAGCTGAAAAATTTAAATTATGGGTTCCATATCCATCAACACTCGACGATGCTGGAATTGATTTAACGATGTTTTCAATTCCGAGCTCAATTGGGTTAGATGAAGTATTTTATAAAGCATTTTGGTTCATCGTTCTGTTTTTCGGGACAAAAATCATTTTATCAATGATTTTATCGATGTTTGATTCCTTGACGAACATTCCAGTGTTAAAACAAGTGAAAGGTTTACTCGGCGGTATCTTTGGATTCATCGAGATGTATATTTTCGTGTTCTTGATTCTATTTTTGGCAGCCTTTGCGCCAGTCCAATCGATTCAAGATGCCATTGCGAATTCGAGCTTGGCGACATTCATGATTCAACATACACCGTTATTAGCGGAATGGCTCATGACGAAAGTCGGTTTGATAAAATAA
- a CDS encoding YitT family protein, translating to MNVRKTTTNETRRRAFEAMQAISWKDIFWIIVGSAILSFGVNYFTIPNDLSEGGLIGITVIFYYLYGWDPGLVSLLANAILFIIGYRFLSRKTMIYSVISVAVTSFVLSTTASFTTSSDNRLIGTVYAGILIGVGIGLVIRAGGTTGGGVIIARLMNKYLNLGIAVSMFIIDVIVVGASGFLFGEETMLYTLIAIIIGSYLIDLVSEGLNVREAVTIISHRQEEIATVLTETLGRSATVIHSHGHFTKQKNDMLYMIVDKRQLAPLKQIVEAADPRAFVVIHKVREVIGEGFTYPSR from the coding sequence ATGAATGTCAGAAAAACAACAACAAATGAAACGAGACGGCGTGCATTCGAAGCCATGCAAGCCATCTCGTGGAAGGATATTTTTTGGATTATCGTTGGTTCCGCTATTTTATCATTTGGCGTCAATTACTTTACGATACCGAACGATTTATCTGAAGGTGGATTAATTGGGATTACGGTCATCTTCTATTACCTATATGGCTGGGATCCGGGACTTGTCTCGCTTCTTGCGAACGCTATTCTCTTCATCATCGGCTACCGTTTCTTAAGTCGGAAAACGATGATTTACTCGGTCATCTCGGTCGCGGTGACATCCTTCGTCCTCTCGACGACGGCATCATTCACGACTTCGTCAGATAATCGTCTGATTGGGACAGTTTACGCAGGGATTTTGATTGGGGTCGGAATCGGTCTTGTTATCCGCGCAGGAGGGACGACAGGTGGTGGTGTCATCATCGCCCGTCTGATGAATAAATATTTGAACCTCGGGATTGCAGTCTCGATGTTTATCATCGATGTCATTGTTGTCGGAGCGTCCGGGTTCTTATTCGGTGAAGAAACGATGCTGTACACATTGATTGCAATCATCATTGGTTCTTATTTGATTGATCTCGTCAGCGAAGGTCTGAATGTTCGAGAAGCGGTCACAATCATTAGTCACCGTCAAGAAGAGATTGCGACTGTGCTGACGGAAACACTCGGAAGAAGTGCGACTGTCATTCATAGTCATGGTCATTTTACGAAACAAAAAAATGACATGCTCTATATGATTGTCGATAAACGCCAACTTGCACCACTGAAACAAATCGTCGAAGCAGCAGACCCACGAGCTTTCGTCGTCATTCATAAAGTACGTGAAGTCATCGGAGAAGGGTTTACGTATCCTTCACGGTAA
- a CDS encoding TetR/AcrR family transcriptional regulator has product MNHHSFYLLGDTFMKRTMSKSDRIIDAAVKVIAKNGYHGAKVTAIAKEAGVADGTIYLYFKNKEHLLISLFEAKMGSFIEYSEAQIANHQSATKQLAALIEAHLEQLSVDYDLAVVTQIELRQSNQEMRQKIATVLKPYLHLIDRVIHNGIASGEFSAELDYRLARQMVFGTIDEVVTSWMASGFKYDLLETQHGIHRMLIKGLS; this is encoded by the coding sequence ATGAACCATCATTCATTTTATTTGTTAGGAGATACCTTTATGAAAAGAACAATGTCTAAGAGTGATCGCATCATTGATGCAGCAGTCAAAGTGATTGCAAAGAACGGTTATCATGGCGCGAAAGTAACAGCCATCGCGAAAGAAGCAGGTGTCGCAGACGGGACAATTTATCTTTACTTTAAAAACAAAGAACACCTGTTGATCTCTTTGTTCGAAGCGAAGATGGGGAGTTTCATCGAGTATTCAGAAGCTCAAATCGCGAATCATCAATCAGCGACGAAACAACTCGCTGCATTGATTGAGGCACACTTGGAGCAATTATCCGTCGATTATGATTTGGCCGTCGTCACACAAATCGAGTTACGGCAGTCAAATCAAGAGATGCGGCAAAAGATTGCGACCGTCCTCAAACCATATCTCCATTTAATTGACCGTGTCATTCACAATGGGATCGCATCAGGCGAGTTCTCGGCCGAACTGGATTATCGGTTGGCGAGACAAATGGTCTTCGGGACGATTGATGAAGTCGTCACGAGTTGGATGGCAAGTGGCTTTAAATATGATTTATTGGAAACGCAACATGGTATTCATCGAATGCTGATCAAAGGGCTGAGTTAA
- a CDS encoding electron transfer flavoprotein subunit beta/FixA family protein: protein MEIYVLLKRTFDTEEAIQLENGKIEEDGAEFIINPYDEYAVEEAIRVRDAQGGVVTVLTVGPEDADKELRTALAMGADKAVRISIEDDVEEADHFSVSEVLAGYLKEQDVDLIIAGNVAVDGGSGQVAPRVAQLLDIPYVTTITKLEIDGTDAVVTRDSEGDTEVIKTSLPLLVTAQQGLNEPRYPSLPGIMKAKKKPLEELDLSDLELDEDELAPRLETVERFLPPNKAAGKVLEGEIATQVEELAALLRNEAKVV from the coding sequence ATGGAAATCTATGTGTTGTTAAAACGGACGTTTGATACGGAAGAAGCAATCCAGCTCGAAAACGGTAAGATTGAGGAAGACGGAGCAGAGTTCATCATCAATCCATATGATGAGTATGCGGTCGAGGAAGCGATTCGGGTGCGCGATGCACAAGGGGGAGTCGTAACCGTCTTAACAGTAGGACCGGAAGATGCGGACAAAGAATTACGAACGGCACTTGCGATGGGGGCTGACAAAGCAGTTCGTATTTCGATTGAGGACGATGTCGAAGAAGCGGATCATTTCTCGGTTTCTGAAGTCCTCGCTGGTTATCTGAAGGAACAAGACGTTGATTTAATCATCGCCGGGAACGTAGCGGTTGATGGGGGAAGCGGACAAGTCGCACCACGTGTCGCACAGTTGCTTGACATACCATACGTCACGACGATCACGAAGTTAGAGATTGACGGAACGGATGCTGTCGTCACACGTGACTCGGAAGGGGACACGGAAGTCATCAAAACGTCGTTGCCGTTACTCGTCACGGCACAACAAGGGTTAAACGAACCGCGTTACCCTAGTCTTCCTGGAATCATGAAAGCGAAAAAGAAACCACTCGAAGAATTAGATCTCTCAGATCTTGAACTGGACGAAGATGAACTGGCGCCACGTCTCGAGACAGTCGAACGCTTTTTACCACCGAACAAAGCCGCTGGTAAAGTGCTCGAAGGGGAGATCGCGACACAAGTCGAAGAACTCGCTGCGCTATTACGAAACGAAGCAAAAGTAGTCTAA